The genomic stretch CTGAAAGACCTACTGGATCGCCAGATTGCAGGACTTGAGGTCCGGATCGAACAGATCATCGCCTCAGAGGAAGGCCTTGCCACGACTGCTGCCATCTTGCGTTCAGTTCCCGGCATTGGCCCGGTCGCCAGCACGATGTTGATCGCTGAAATGCCGGAACTCGGCCAGATCACGGGCGAACAAGCCGCCGCGCTGACAGGCCTTGCGCCCATTGCCCATGACAGCGGCGCGATGCGGGGCAAGCGCGCTATCGGAGGCGGCCGGCGCCCGCTGCGACACGTTATGTTCCAGGCGGCGCTCGTCGCCAGTCACCACAATCCCGTCCTGAAGCCGTTCGCAGACCGCCTTCGCGAAGCCGGAAAACCACACAAAGTGATAATCACCGCCGTCGCAAGAAAGCTTGTGACAATCGTGAACGCCCTTTGCAAAAGTCGACAGAAATGGACTACTCAACTCGCTTGAGAAATACAGTTGCTAGTCGCGCGCGGCGTCCATATAGGCGCGCAACGCGCTCAGCACCGGCTGGATCTCAAGCAGCCGCACGGTGTCGAACCCTGCGGAGAGTTTGGCAAGCTCTGGTGCAAGCCGCGCGATGGTCTGGTCGCGCAGCGCCCGCCCTTGCGGCGTCAGCCACACCCGCTTTGACCTGCCGTCGTCGGGGTTTGCCCGCAACTCCACCAGCCCATGTGCCGCCAGCCCGCGCAACGTATGTGTCATGGATGTTTTGGGCAGCTGAAAAGCGCGTGCCATGTCGATCGGCACCGCCCCGTCGCCGCGTCGCATCAAATGGTTCAGCACAGCGAAATGCGGGGCAATCAACCCTGACGGCAGCTGCGCCTCAAGCAAGGCGCGGCTGAGCTGTTCGATAATCCCGATCTCGTTGAAAATCTCGAACAGCAAGAGCGGATCGTCAGGTTCGGTCAATGAGTTTGGTCTCCAGTGGCCAGCGCGGGCTGGGTGCGCGTGACGGACCATAGCCCAGCCGTCCCAGCATTTGAACTGTATGTCCCTGCGGAGCCAGAAGATTGTGGGCGGTGGCGTAGTGATCGGCCATTTCGGGATACTCCTGCAAGGCCTGGCTGACCGGATGCAGCGACAGCCCCAGCCCGGTGACCGCAAGGTTCAGACGCAGCCAGCGGCGGCCCGCGTCGATCTGATCGGTGCGGGTGTTGGTGGGAGAGGTCAGAACCGCATAGGCCGGCGTTGCCTGCAACATTGCCCGATAGAGTTCTATCCCCTGCTTGAATCCGGTGCTGGCGGGATCGGCCTGCACCTTGCGGCTGACGACCCCCAGCAACATCAGCGATTCCAGAAACGGTCCACCCAGGTCGATGCCATCGGGGTTTGCGTTGATCTCGGCCTTGCCAAAACGCATCAGGTCCACGCTTTCCTGCATGGTGCGCGGGGTCATCGCTTCGACCAGCCAGGCGTCCCACGTCAGCGATGTCAGCGCCTGAACGCTGGGTGCGTCGGTGTAAATGTCCGCATATGCTTCAAGTTGGCGGGCCAGAGGAGCGGGCACGGCCTTGTCCTCAAAGGGCTCCTTGCAGGACCGGCGCGCAAGGATATGGGCGGCCAACGGGTCGGCGGCGCCGCCCGCGCCAAAGACGGCATGGGCAACCGGTCCGTCCGGGCCCTGCGGGAACAGGGTCAGGTCAACGGCATATCCTGCCGCCCCTGCCGCCAACACCATCTGTTCCAAAAAACAGCCCAGCCCGATGGTGATCTGCCGGTCAAAGGGATCGGTTTCCGGCAGGTGGCGTGTCGGATCGCGGTGCAAAAGCAGCGCATCATCGCCCTCCAGCGCCACCTGCCACGGTTGCAGGTTGTGCGGGTTCGGAGCCAGCAGCGCGAAGCTGAGCGCGTTCAGGCGCACATCATCATAGCGCCCCGCCTGTTGCCAGGGTTGCAAGGCCCGCGTCGGGGTGCGGGTGCTGACAAAACCGGCACCGGCAGCTGTTGCGGCCAATATGGTGCCGCCCCCGATCAGGGAAAGGGTTTGTCTTCGGGTCAGTGACATGATCGCATCCTCATATAGTTCGATATCGCACCATATATAGCGCGATATCGAACCAATCAAGCGATTCCATTTTTGCAATTGATCTGAAATTCAAAAATTGGTAACCAAAAATGACCAATTCAGGGGAAACTCATGCCTGTCATCACCGAAATTGCCGATCTCAAACGTATTTACGAACGCCGCGTGCCGCGCATGTTCTATGATTATTGCGAAAGCGGGTCGTGGACCGAGCAGACGTTTCGCGACAATTCGTCCGATTTCGATGACATCCGCCTGCGCCAGCGCGTGGCTGTGGACATGTCGGGGCGCAGCACCAAAAGCCAGATGATCGGGCAGGATGTGGCGATGCCAGTGGCCCTTGCCCCCGTCGGGCTGACGGGAATGCAGCATGCCGATGGCGAGATCAAAGCCGCCCGTGCCGCCGAAGCTTTTGGCGTGCCGTTCACCCTCTCGACCATGTCGATCAACTCGATCGAGGACGTCGCCGAGGCGACAACCGCCCCCTTCTGGTTCCAGCTGTATACGATGCGCGACACAGATTACGTCAGCCGCCTGATCCAGCGCGCCAAGGATGCGAAGTGTTCGGCGCTGGTAATCACACTGGATTTGCAAATTCTGGGCCAGCGCCACAAGGACCTGAAAAACGGCCTGTCCGCCCCGCCCAAACTGACGCTCAAGACCATGGCCAACCTGGCAACCAAATGGGCCTGGGGCATCGAGATGCTGGGGGCCAAACGGCGCGAGTTCGGCAATATCGTGGGCCACGTCAAAGGCATCAGCGATACGTCCCAACTCAGTTCATGGACTGCAGAGCAGTTCGACCCCTCGCTGGACTGGAACAAGATTGCCAAGCTCAAGGAAGAATGGGGCGGCAAGGTGATTCTCAAGGGCATTCTGGACGCCGAAGACGCCAGGATGGCACTGAAAGTCGGGGCAGATGCGATTGTGGTCAGCAACCACGGCGGGCGACAGCTGGACGGGGCGCTGTCCTCGATCCGCGCCCTGCCCGCGATCCTGGACGCAGTGGGCGATCAGGTCGAGGTGCATCTCGACAGCGGTATCCGTTCGGGTCAGGACGTGCTGAAGGCGCTGGCGATGGGGGCCACCGGCACCTTTATTGGCCGGGCCTTTGTCTACGGGTTGGGCGCGATGGGGCAGAAAGGTGTTACCAAATCGCTTGAGGTCATTCACCGCGAGCTGGACGTCACCATGGCCCTGTGCGGCGAGACAAATGTTGCAAATCTGGGACGCCACAACCTGCTGATCCCCGAAGATTTTCAGGGCCGCTGGCAAGACGGGCACTGACAGGCTAAGGCTGGGTCATGCTGGTTTTTTCAGAACAGAAGCTTGCCTTTCTTGCCGTCCCCAAAACCGGCACGACCGCCTTTGAAATGGCGCTGCGTTCGCGCGCCGACATGATTCTGTCGAAGCGGCGCAAACATCTGACCGCCGCGCGCTTTCACAACAAGGTCGCGCCGTTTCTGGCCGATACCTTTAACCTGAGCGTGGAAACGATGGCGGTCATGCGCGACCCCGT from Pseudosulfitobacter sp. DSM 107133 encodes the following:
- a CDS encoding twin-arginine translocation pathway signal protein; translated protein: MSLTRRQTLSLIGGGTILAATAAGAGFVSTRTPTRALQPWQQAGRYDDVRLNALSFALLAPNPHNLQPWQVALEGDDALLLHRDPTRHLPETDPFDRQITIGLGCFLEQMVLAAGAAGYAVDLTLFPQGPDGPVAHAVFGAGGAADPLAAHILARRSCKEPFEDKAVPAPLARQLEAYADIYTDAPSVQALTSLTWDAWLVEAMTPRTMQESVDLMRFGKAEINANPDGIDLGGPFLESLMLLGVVSRKVQADPASTGFKQGIELYRAMLQATPAYAVLTSPTNTRTDQIDAGRRWLRLNLAVTGLGLSLHPVSQALQEYPEMADHYATAHNLLAPQGHTVQMLGRLGYGPSRAPSPRWPLETKLIDRT
- a CDS encoding MarR family transcriptional regulator; its protein translation is MTEPDDPLLLFEIFNEIGIIEQLSRALLEAQLPSGLIAPHFAVLNHLMRRGDGAVPIDMARAFQLPKTSMTHTLRGLAAHGLVELRANPDDGRSKRVWLTPQGRALRDQTIARLAPELAKLSAGFDTVRLLEIQPVLSALRAYMDAARD
- a CDS encoding alpha-hydroxy acid oxidase, whose translation is MPVITEIADLKRIYERRVPRMFYDYCESGSWTEQTFRDNSSDFDDIRLRQRVAVDMSGRSTKSQMIGQDVAMPVALAPVGLTGMQHADGEIKAARAAEAFGVPFTLSTMSINSIEDVAEATTAPFWFQLYTMRDTDYVSRLIQRAKDAKCSALVITLDLQILGQRHKDLKNGLSAPPKLTLKTMANLATKWAWGIEMLGAKRREFGNIVGHVKGISDTSQLSSWTAEQFDPSLDWNKIAKLKEEWGGKVILKGILDAEDARMALKVGADAIVVSNHGGRQLDGALSSIRALPAILDAVGDQVEVHLDSGIRSGQDVLKALAMGATGTFIGRAFVYGLGAMGQKGVTKSLEVIHRELDVTMALCGETNVANLGRHNLLIPEDFQGRWQDGH